The following proteins come from a genomic window of Rutidosis leptorrhynchoides isolate AG116_Rl617_1_P2 chromosome 10, CSIRO_AGI_Rlap_v1, whole genome shotgun sequence:
- the LOC139870324 gene encoding uncharacterized protein, protein MIVVLRFVDARGLVKKRFVGIVHVKETSALTLKAAIENLFAKHNVNLKQIRGQGYDGASNMCGEFNGLKALILKENKSAYYIHYFAHQLQKDMIREAYKERIQKEISKGEIETGTGLHQDLSLIRVGDTQWGSHHKTMLGLISLFPA, encoded by the exons atgattGTGGTTTTAAGATTTGTTGATGCACGTGGACTAGTTAAAAAGAGATTTGTTGGTATTGTTCATGTTAAAGAGACATCAGCTTTAACTCTTAAAGCTGCTATCGAAAATTTATTTGCTAAACATAATGTGAATTTGAAACAG ATAAGAGGTCAAGGTTATGATGGAGCAAGTAATATGTGTGGAGAGTTTAATGGTTTGAAAGCTTTGATCTTAAAAGAGAACAAATCAGCATATTATATACATTATTTCGCTCACCAACTTCA GAAAGATATGATTCGAGAAGCATACAAGGAGAGAATACAAAAAGAAATTAGTAAGGGTGAAATTGAAACGGGAACTGGGTTACACCAAGATCTATCTCTTATTCGAGTAGGAGATACACAGTGGGGCTCTCATCACAAAACAATGTTAGGCTTAATTTCTTTGTTTCCG GCCTAA
- the LOC139870325 gene encoding uncharacterized protein has protein sequence MDEVYITSRNRKANVANRHYFKVDIFNVILDMQIQEFGDRFGEISTKLLSNISALSPRDSFSMFDKENLMNLSKMYPIDCTHMERELLEGELDIYYDIIRHDEKFVSLTDLSRLMVETGKHLSYRYVYRLLKLALVLPVATATIERCFSAMKLVKSELQNRMGDGFLNDCLIGAIEKGLLNVKDEVVMKRFQKMEDRRGQLN, from the coding sequence ATGGATGAAGTTTATATTACGTCAAGAAATCGGAAGGCTAATGTTGCCAATCGCCATTATTTCAAGGTTGATATCTTTAATGTCATTTTAGATATGCAAATTCAAGAGTTTGGTGATCGTTTTGGTGAGATAAGCACTAAATTGCTTTCTAATATATCCGCTTTGAGTCCACGTGATTCATTTTCTATGTTTGATAAAGAAAATTTGATGAATTTAAGTAAGATGTATCCAATTGATTGTACTCATATGGAAAGGGAACTACTTGAGGGTGAACTCGACATATATTATGACATTATACGACATGATGAGAAATTTGTTAGTTTGACCGATCTTTCTAGATTAATGGTGGAAACTGGAAAACATCTTTCATATCGTTATGTGTATCGACTATTAAAGCTAGCTTTAGTTTTGCCCGTTGCAACTGCAACCATTGAAAGATGTTTTTCTGCAATGAAGCTTGTGAAATCTGAATTACAAAACCGAATGGGTGACGGTTTTTTGAACGATTGTTTAATTGGTGCTATAGAAAAAGGACTTCTCAATGTTAAAGATGAAGTCGTGATGAAGCGTTTTCAAAAGATGGAAGATCGTAGAGGACAACTAAATTAG